One Myotis daubentonii chromosome 3, mMyoDau2.1, whole genome shotgun sequence genomic window carries:
- the LOC132230039 gene encoding large ribosomal subunit protein mL42-like has translation MAVSAVKWAISNRTFLKHFFPIQNGALYCVCHKSTYSSLPDDYNCKVELALTSDGKTIVCYHPSVDIPYEHTKPIPSPDPLHNYEETQDQILKTRLEVKDEHLEQGPMIEQLSKMFFTTKHRWYPYGQYHTRRRKLNPPKDR, from the coding sequence ATGGCCGTATCAGCAGTGAAATGGGCGATATCAAACAGAACttttttgaaacatttctttCCAATCCAAAATGGAGCTTTATACTGTGTTTGTCATAAATCCACATACTCTTCTCTTCCAGATGACTATAATTGCAAAGTAGAACTTGCTTTGACATCTGATGGCAAGACGATAGTTTGCTACCATCCTTCTGTGGATATTCCGTATGAACACACCAAGCCTATCCCTTCGCCAGATCCTTTGCATAATTATGAAGAAACACAGGATCAAATACTGAAAACCAGATTAGAAGTAAAAGATGAACACTTGGAGCAAGGACCCATGATAGAACAACTTAGCAAAATGTTCTTTACTACTAAGCACCGTTGGTATCCTTATGGACAGTATCATACACGTCGTAGGAAACTGAATCCTCCAAAAGACAGATGA